In a single window of the Tribolium castaneum strain GA2 chromosome 8, icTriCast1.1, whole genome shotgun sequence genome:
- the LOC658360 gene encoding cytochrome P450 4C1 isoform X2, whose product MVILDLWKKHRKNINPTFNTTILNTFIGAFAKQAEILVKNLEKYQSDEDIFPIVWKCTLDSACETLADVDPIFIDTEACLRRVFRIEEILLERFFNPLCHLNILWKFSPLRKELAVLWKQNSTFITQMIDIMKQSDNLDKKRFLNHLIPSHDLNYTIEEAQIMFFVGTETSGVAISSVLLILGMFPQIQEKIFIEIDQVFGSTTGSTLDEINHLDYLERVIKETLRLLPPIPFVMRSLDENLKLSCGTFPAGSRVIVPIMMVHRREDFWPEPLKFDPDRFLEERPSGTYIPFSYGTRNCLGYKYAMLSMKVILATILRKYRVKSSNYKSIDEVVLLIHIIAKATNGYKIVLEKRNK is encoded by the exons ATGGTTATAC TTGATTTGTGGAAAAAGCACCGCAAAAACATTAACCCGACCTTCAATACCACgattttaaacacttttattggCGCTTTTGCCAAACAAGCTGAAATTTTGGTCAAGAACTTGGAAAAGTACCAAAGTGATGAAGATATTTTTCCCATCGTATGGAAATGCACACTTGACTCAGCCTGTG AGACTTTGGCCGATGTTGACCCCATTTTTATAGACACTGAAGCGTGTTTAAGGCGGGTGTTTCG aattgAAGAAATTCTGCTTGAGCGATTCTTTAATCCTTTGTGCCATTTAAATATATTATGGAAATTTTCACCGTTGCGGAAAGAACTGGCAGTACTTTGGAAACAAAACAGTACCTTCATCACTCAAATGATTGATATAATGAAACAATCGGATAATTTGGACAAAAAGCGTTTCCTCAACCACTTAATCCCCTCTCATGACCTTAATTACACAATCGAGGAGGCTCAGATCATGTTTTTCGTTGGTACCGAAACATCGGGCGTTGCCATAAGTtcggttttattaattttgggcATGTTTCCCCAAatccaagaaaaaattttcattgaaATTGACCAAGTTTTTGGTAGTACCACTGGTAGTACCCTCGACGAAATCAACCATTTGGACTATTTGGAGCGCGTAATTAAGGAAACGTTAAGATTATTACCCCCAATCCCCTTCGTTATGCGCTCCCTTGACGAAAACTTGAAACTAAGTTGTGGTACTTTCCCGGCCGGTTCGCGCGTAATAGTACCCATAATGATGGTACACAGAAGGGAAGATTTTTGGCCGGAACCGTTAAAATTTGACCCGGACCGGTTCCTTGAAGAACGGCCATCTGGTACTTACATACCGTTCAGTTACGGTACTAGGAATTGTTTAG GTTATAAGTACGCAATGTTGTCCATGAAAGTGATTCTGGCGACGATTTTAAGGAAGTACCGGGTCAAGTCATCGAATTATAAAAGTATAGATGAGGTGGTACTACTTATACATATCATAGCCAAGGCCACAAATGGctataaaattgttttggagaaacgaaataaatga
- the LOC103313304 gene encoding chymotrypsin-1, giving the protein MGKFCVICLFVFVNVASSRLTLRMLGGVNTNGTIPYIASIKHLKNNEVIKSCLGSVISNQWVLTSGFCLLGGDPDTIFVDVGVYSHSDVPPKRYKSTQIEVHPDFDSTTGQNDIALIRTESNVLVASIQLGHFSKNVKKLTAFGWNENDKNDYSKPEPYHLGRLDLEILSMEDCQKKFHSSVKLDEKQICGYGGKGKDMCGVDFGGPLVDGTGRQVGVFNDVIFAASGKSHQCHSHHNHPLVFTKVEAYAKWICETANIYFFK; this is encoded by the exons atgGGCAAGTTTTGTGtcatttgtttgtttgtttttgtgaaTG TTGCATCAAGTCGTCTTACTTTGCGTATGTTGGGTGGTGTGAACACCAATGGTACCATCCCGTACATTGCTTCAATTAagcatttgaaaaataatgaagtgATTAAGTCTTGTCTAGGGAGTGTTATTTCAAATCAATGGGTACTAACGTCCGGTTTTTGCCTTTTGGGCGG GGATCCAGATACGATTTTTGTAGATGTTGGGGTTTATAGCCACTCTGATGTACCACCAAAACGGTATAAAAGTACCCAAATTGAGGTACATCCCGACTTTGATAGTACCACTGGTCAGAACGATATCGCTTTAATACGAACCGAATCAAACGTTTTGGTCGCGTCGATTCAACTTGGTCACTTCtccaaaaatgtgaaaaagtTGACAGCTTTTGGATGGAacgaaaatgataaaaacgaTTACTCGAAACCTGAACCGTACCACCTTGGCCGACTTGAccttgaaattttatcaatggAAGATTGCCAGAAAAAGTTTCATTCGAGTGTTAAGTTGGATGAGAAGCAGATTTGTGGTTACGGTGGAAAGGGGAAAGACATGTGTGGAGTTGATTTTGGGGGTCCTTTAGTTGATGGTACCGGAAGACAAGTTGGGGTTTTTAATGATGTGATTTTTGCCGCTTCGGGGAAAAGCCACCAATGTCATTCGCATCACAATCATCCGTTGGTTTTCACTAAAGTGGAGGCTTATGCCAAGTGGATTTGCGAAACTGCGAATATCTATTTCTtcaaataa
- the LOC658432 gene encoding uncharacterized protein LOC658432, with protein MLLVIVLVLPLVRCNDIIRFDFWEPPELKNEIESEFGVFVDKRPKFHTETGRTKINNLLKNHLTRLYEQKFKNHDHEAKFFGTALQNKTKKFNKFLSLFQIVQFENSECQSSSTFGDYLGTCYHETECSALNGTNLGDCADGYGVCCVFRNTCGTSSNRNCTYFESPGYPDYDPPGSMVLPPSSSTMPPPITPDPRFPITGGTTRQSDTTMECTINIYKLSDNVQQMRLDFIDLELRGPVNGTCSTESLVIQGQNINTVPEICGYNTGQHVYVDVSTLTGPLQLSVLSSTGERKRYNIRICQIANDCSQSSNCLQYYTGVTGMISSFNYDQAAINNRSQPGYFNNLNYAICIRKEAGFCSITYTNMPNGLEYPFQLVNLNEAGESTVPAGQAGAEIFNCPDDYIIIGGTRLCGDKFNDGALIEDFTMNAPVTDSSAGPIVIPVRTDGSVTGRGFKLFYTQNRCV; from the exons ATGCTTCTTGTGATTGTGTTGGTACTACCTCTTGTGCGTTGTAACGATATTATTCGCTTCGATTTTTGGGAACCAcccgaattaaaaaatgagatTGAATCAGAATTTGGTGTTTTCGTAGATAAACGCCCAAAATTTCACACCGAAACAGGTCGTACCAAAATAAACAACTTACTAAAAAATCACTTGACAAGACTTTAcgaacaaaaattcaaaaaccatGACcatgaggctaaatttttcGGCACCGCCTTGCAAAACAAgacgaaaaaattcaataagttTTTGAGCCTCTTCCAAATAGTACAATTCGAAAATTCGGAGTGTCAGAGTAGTAGTACCTTTGGTGATTATTTGGGTACTTGCTACCACGAAACGGAATGCTCGGCCTTGAATGGTACCAATCTGGGCGATTGTGCGGATGGTTACGGCGTTTGTTGTGTCT TTCGTAACACTTGTGGTACGAGTTCAAATCGCAATTGTACGTATTTTGAAAGTCCGGGGTACCCTGACTATGACCCGCCCGGTTCCATGGTACTTCCCCCAAGTTCGAGTACCATGCCACCGCCAATCACCCCAGACCCTAGATTTCCAATTACCGGTGGTACCACTCGTCAATCAGACACTACCATGGAATGTACCatcaatatttacaaattgaGTGATAACGTCCAACAAATGCGACTTGATTTCATCGATTTGGAGTTAAGGGGGCCTGTTAATGGTACTTGTAGTACCGAAAGTTTGGTAATTCAAGGCCAAAATATCAATACAGTACCGGAAATTTGTGGTTATAACACTGGCCAACATGTTTATGTTGATGTATCAACATTGACTGGTCCTTTACAATTGTCGGTACTATCAAGTACCGGTGAAAGAAAACGCTACAATATCCGAATCTGTCAAATTGCAAATGATTGTTCGCAATCAAGCAATTGTCTACAGTACTACACCGGAGTCACTGGAATGATATCATCATTTAATTACGATCAAGCAGCCATAAATAACCGAAGCCAACCGGGATATTTT AACAATCTCAACTATGCGATTTGTATACGAAAGGAAGCCGGTTTTTGCTCAATTACGTACACAAATATGCCCAATGGGCTTGAATATCCCTTCCAATTGGTTAACTTGAATGAGG CTGGTGAAAGTACCGTTCCAGCGGGTCAAGCTGGCGCTgagatttttaattgtccAGATGATTACATAATCATAGGTGGTACCAGACTGTGTGGTGACAAATTCAACGATGGGGCTTTGATAGAAGATTTTACCATGAATGCGCCCGTTACAG ATTCCAGTGCCGGACCGATCGTAATTCCAGTACGTACTGACGGAAGTGTCACAGGCCGTGGCTTTAAATTATTCTACACCCAAAACCGATgtgtttga
- the LOC658360 gene encoding cytochrome P450 4g15 isoform X1 — MFVVSAFLVGIVVLLLLRKRVTLWYYSAKLPGPFGLPFLGSLHLLVKGPKEIHQTLANIYKSYPKVVKIWFGPWLYVSTTEPSDLKVILTHHLDKGEFYELMSEYFRRALAAAPVDLWKKHRKNINPTFNTTILNTFIGAFAKQAEILVKNLEKYQSDEDIFPIVWKCTLDSACETLADVDPIFIDTEACLRRVFRIEEILLERFFNPLCHLNILWKFSPLRKELAVLWKQNSTFITQMIDIMKQSDNLDKKRFLNHLIPSHDLNYTIEEAQIMFFVGTETSGVAISSVLLILGMFPQIQEKIFIEIDQVFGSTTGSTLDEINHLDYLERVIKETLRLLPPIPFVMRSLDENLKLSCGTFPAGSRVIVPIMMVHRREDFWPEPLKFDPDRFLEERPSGTYIPFSYGTRNCLGYKYAMLSMKVILATILRKYRVKSSNYKSIDEVVLLIHIIAKATNGYKIVLEKRNK, encoded by the exons atgttTGTCGTAAGTGCATTTCTAGTCGGAATTGTGGTACTACTTTTATTACGTAAAAGGGTCACCTTGTGGTACTACAGTGCAAAATTGCCAGGCCCTTTTGGCCTCCCTTTTCTCGGAAGTCTCCACTTGTTGGTCAAAGGGCCCAAAGAAATTCACCAAACTTTGGCAAACATTTACAAATCGTACCCTAAAGTTGTGAAAATCTGGTTCGGACCATGGTTATACGTAAGTACCACCGAACCCAGCGACTTGAAAGTCATTCTGACTCATCACTTGGATAAGGGAGAATTTTATGAATTGATGTCGGAATATTTTCGACGGGCTTTGGCTGCAGCTCCAG TTGATTTGTGGAAAAAGCACCGCAAAAACATTAACCCGACCTTCAATACCACgattttaaacacttttattggCGCTTTTGCCAAACAAGCTGAAATTTTGGTCAAGAACTTGGAAAAGTACCAAAGTGATGAAGATATTTTTCCCATCGTATGGAAATGCACACTTGACTCAGCCTGTG AGACTTTGGCCGATGTTGACCCCATTTTTATAGACACTGAAGCGTGTTTAAGGCGGGTGTTTCG aattgAAGAAATTCTGCTTGAGCGATTCTTTAATCCTTTGTGCCATTTAAATATATTATGGAAATTTTCACCGTTGCGGAAAGAACTGGCAGTACTTTGGAAACAAAACAGTACCTTCATCACTCAAATGATTGATATAATGAAACAATCGGATAATTTGGACAAAAAGCGTTTCCTCAACCACTTAATCCCCTCTCATGACCTTAATTACACAATCGAGGAGGCTCAGATCATGTTTTTCGTTGGTACCGAAACATCGGGCGTTGCCATAAGTtcggttttattaattttgggcATGTTTCCCCAAatccaagaaaaaattttcattgaaATTGACCAAGTTTTTGGTAGTACCACTGGTAGTACCCTCGACGAAATCAACCATTTGGACTATTTGGAGCGCGTAATTAAGGAAACGTTAAGATTATTACCCCCAATCCCCTTCGTTATGCGCTCCCTTGACGAAAACTTGAAACTAAGTTGTGGTACTTTCCCGGCCGGTTCGCGCGTAATAGTACCCATAATGATGGTACACAGAAGGGAAGATTTTTGGCCGGAACCGTTAAAATTTGACCCGGACCGGTTCCTTGAAGAACGGCCATCTGGTACTTACATACCGTTCAGTTACGGTACTAGGAATTGTTTAG GTTATAAGTACGCAATGTTGTCCATGAAAGTGATTCTGGCGACGATTTTAAGGAAGTACCGGGTCAAGTCATCGAATTATAAAAGTATAGATGAGGTGGTACTACTTATACATATCATAGCCAAGGCCACAAATGGctataaaattgttttggagaaacgaaataaatga
- the LOC658210 gene encoding probable multidrug resistance-associated protein lethal(2)03659, translating to MEDKERTKIYSKTRKSHPKERTNCIFHFLFCWELPIVIKGWKKDLSEDDLYSPLKEIDSKMLGDKLEQFWFEEENFQKKPSLARAIRRLFGWEIAKFGILYFPVDLAVVLCQPHFLINLLNYYTPKQTNTTLKEALLYALAIVLLSLLRVLFFHFFVMSLSIVGLKARIACSSLIYRKSLTLKKTTFQKITTGQIVNLLSNDVYRLDYVFAYMHFIWISPLETILAGLYLDYALGHTALAGIAVIVSCLLLQAYMSRQISICRKNVAVKTDYRIRLMNDIVSGIQAIKMFTWENSFAKLIEAARKIELSKVRKSLQYRVVNNSLRLLFTKIAVYLCLLIMFLTGRSLTSQFVFGLINIYEYLKISTIILMPLGVTLFSEARISILRIQNFLLTEYEQTPTITKKHIPQVHLIKSQSDLEKTFIGVRLTNASFSWSPNYELLKNVNFVATSGQVIGIIGSAGCGKTTFLNLILGELDLKKGAIDVTGAVSYASQDPWIFPGSIKQNILFGEEMDPEKYQQVVKVCALERDFSLFPFGDNTFVGERGVMLSGGQKARINLARAVYRNAQIYLLDDPLSAVDSHVASTIYNDCILGYLAQKCVILVTHQVHFLKNATKIYLIREKTFHDFSNEIDSIAARSDTPGVQEMKSYDLPLEIKEHRSSGTTTTRIYRSYTKAAGNALVSLLILVLLILSQALANTVEYFVAFLVNMAQEKSFHSELRKFFTRTNSIYVYTGLVVVFVTMTYTALTCLTHYCLKAARNLHNAMLRNVVHGPMEFFNHHTSGRIINRFSKDMGCVDEQIPLNLILGVTMGLLLLGITITISILNYWMIIPTIILVVIISFYGILFQPTNNNVKRTESITKSSVFTHTMASLQGLTTIRAFGGEKILEREFDNHLNLYSSAFYMLTAMYSTLTFWTDFTCVLYTGLVIFSFFAFGSKMWVGYIGLAITQSTSLVGLIQYGTKTWSELDSQMTSVERVVEYAELEPEKDDGTTVPSDLWPNNGRILFDDVTMKYPLSNTTVLKSVTFNINPGEKIGIVGRTGAGKSSLISVLFRLFHFDGTVLIDGVDTKTLPLSILRSKIAIIPQDPVLFLGSLRQNLDPFEQFSDSQLWSSLEEVELKEMVTNWAQGLETTILEGGANVSVGQRQLLCLVRAILRNSKIIVLDEATANVDLKTDEVIQKVVRRKFRNCTVLTIAHRLNTIMDSDKILVMDAGTVAEFGPPAQLLKNENGLFYGFVQTSGKK from the exons ATGGAAGATAAAGAACGTacgaaaatttattcaaaaacgcGAAAAAGCCACCCGAAGGAGCGaacaaattgcatttttcactttctgtTCTG TTGGGAACTTCCGATTGTGATCAAAGGATGGAAGAAAGACTTAAGCGAAGACGACCTTTACAGCCCTTTGAAGGAAATCGACTCGAAAATGTTGGGAGATAAGTTGGAACAGTTCTGGTTCGAGGAGGAAAATTTCCAGAAAAAACCGTCACTAGCTCGGGCTATTAGGCGATTATTTGGCTgggaaattgcaaaatttggcATTTTGTATTTTCCGGTTGACTTGGCTGTGGT TCTTTGTCAGCCACATTTTTTGATCAATCTCTTAAATTATTACACGCCAAAGCAGACAAACACAACACTAAAAGAAGCACTTTTGTACGCTTTAGCCATCGTTTTATTGTCGTTACTTCGCGTCCTCTTCTTCCACTTCTTCGTCATGTCTTTATCCATCGTCGGACTTAAAGCCCGAATCGCCTGTTCGTCCCTAATCTACCGAAAATCGCTGACACTGAAGAAAACCactttccaaaaaatcaccaccGGACAAATCGTCAATTTGCTGTCGAACGACGTGTACAGACTGGACTACGTCTTCGCCTACATGCACTTTATCTGGATCAGTCCTTTGGAGACAATCCTCGCGGGACTTTACCTGGATTATGCTCTAGGTCACACGGCTTTGGCCGGAATTGCAGTTATTGTCTCGTGTCTTTTGCTGCAAGCTTACATGTCCAGACAAATCTCCATTTGTCGTAAAAATGTTGCCGTTAAAACCGACTACAGAATTCGGCTTATGAACGACATTGTTTCCGGAATTCAAGCGATTAAAATGTTCACGTGGGAAAATTCATTTGCCAAGCTGATTGAAGCGGCCAGAAA AATTGAGTTGTCCAAAGTCCGAAAATCTCTCCAATACCGCGTGGTCAACAACAGCCTCCGCTTACTCTTCACCAAAATCGCCGTCTACTTATGCCTCCTAATAATGTTCCTAACTGGCCGTTCCCTCACATCCCAATTCGTCTTCGGCCTAATCAACATTTACGAATACTTAAAAATCTCAACCATCATTCTAATGCCACTCGGAGTCACCCTTTTTTCCGAAGCCCGCATCTCAATCCTCCGAATCCAAAACTTCCTTCTCACCGAATACGAGCAAACGCCCACAATCACCAAAAAACACATCCCGCAAGTACACTTAATCAAGTCACAAAGCGACCTTGAAAAAACCTTCATCGGCGTGCGTTTAACTAACGCCAGCTTCAGCTGGTCACCAAATTACGAATTACTGAAAAACGTAAACTTCGTCGCAACTTCAGGCCAAGTCATTGGCATCATTGGAAGTGCAGGTTGCGGCAAAACCACCTTCCTTAACTTAATTCTAGGCGAACTGGACTTGAAAAAAGGCGCAATTGACGTAACCGGAGCCGTCTCATACGCCTCCCAAGACCCCTGGATTTTTCCGGGCAGCATCAAGCAAAACATCCTGTTCGGCGAGGAAATGGACCCGGAAAAGTACCAGCAAGTGGTCAAAGTGTGCGCACTCGAGCGCGACTTTTCCCTTTTCCCCTTTGGCGATAACACGTTCGTTGGCGAACGCGGAGTTATGTTAAGCGGGGGCCAAAAAGCCCGGATTAATTTAGCCAGGGCTGTGTACAGAAACGCCCAAATCTACCTCCTGGACGACCCCTTATCAGCTGTAGACTCACACGTGGCTTCCACAATTTACAACGACTGTATTCTCGGTTATTTGGCCCAAAAATGCGTGATTTTGGTGACACACCAAGTCCACTTCTTGAAAAACGCCACCAAAATTTACCTAATACGTGAGAAAACTTTCCACGATTTTAGCAACGAAATTGACTCAATTGCCGCGAGGAGCGACACTCCCGGAGTCCAGGAAATGAAAAGTTACGACCTCCCGCTCGAAATCAAGGAACACCGGAGCTCCGGAACCACCACGACCCGGATTTACCGGAGCTACACCAAAGCGGCCGGAAACGCACTCGTTAGTCTACTCATTCTAGTTTTACTGATCCTGAGCCAAGCTTTGGCCAACACTGTTGAATATTTCGTGGCGTTTCTTGTAAACATGGCCCAGGAGAAGAGTTTTCACTCCGAACTGCGCAAATTTTTCACACGCACTAATAGTATTTACGTGTACACGGGTCTGGTTGTGGTTTTCGTGACAATGACCTACACTGCTTTGACTTGTTTGACGCATTATTGCCTCAAAGCGGCCAGGAACTTGCACAATGCCATGCTCAGAAATGTGGTACATGGACCCATGGAATTTTTCAATCATCACACTTCTGGGCGGATTATTAACAGGTTTTCGAAGGATATGGGTTGTGTGGACGAACAAATCCCGCTTAATTTGATCCTGGGTGTGACCATGGGCTTGCTGCTGTTGGGGATCACCATAACTATATCCATCCTGAACTATTGGATGATAATCCCAACTATAATCCTAGTGGTGATTATCAGTTTCTACGGGATTTTGTTCCAACCGACTAACAACAATGTGAAACGAACGGAGTCAATTA ctAAAAGCTCGGTTTTTACGCATACGATGGCTTCGCTTCAGGGTTTGACGACGATTCGGGCCTTTGGTGGCGAGAAAATCCTAGAGCGCGAGTTTGataatcatttgaatttgtacaGTTCGGCCTTTTATATGTTGACAGCGATGTATTCGACTTTGACTTTTTGGACGGATTTTACGTGTGTTCTTTATACTGGGTTAGTGATCTTCAGTTTCTTCGCTTTTGGCTCGA aaaTGTGGGTTGGCTACATCGGCTTGGCCATAACCCAGTCCACCTCCCTGGTGGGCTTAATCCAATACGGCACCAAAACCTGGAGCGAACTCGACTCCCAGATGACTTCAGTGGAACGTGTGGTCGAATACGCGGAACTGGAGCCCGAAAAAGACGATGGTACCACGGTACCATCGGACTTGTGGCCCAACAATGGTCGCATCCTCTTCGACGACGTGACCATGAAGTACCCTCTAAGCAACACAACGGTACTCAAAAGCGTCACATTCAACATCAACCCAGGCGAGAAAATCGGAATTGTTGGCCGGACAGGCGCTGGCAAAAGCAGTCTAATTTCGGTACTTTTCCGCCTGTTTCACTTCGATGGTACTGTTTTGATCGACGGTGTTGACACTAAAACGCTCCCGTTGTCGATTTTGCGCTCAAAAATCGCAATAATTCCACAAGATCCGGTGCTTTTTTTGGGCTCTTTGCGCCAAAATCTGGACCCGTTTGAGCAATTCAGCGACAGTCAGTTGTGGTCGTCACTCGAAGAGGTTGAACTTAAGGAAATGGTGACGAATTGGGCGCAAGGTCTTGAAACTACGATTTTGGAGGGCGGGGCTAATGTTAGTGTGGGCCAGAGGCAACTTTTGTGCCTAGTCCGGGCCATTTTGCGCAACTCAAAAATCATAGTTTTGGACGAAGCGACCGCAAATGTTGACTTGAAAACCGACGAAGTTATCCAGAAAGTTGTAAGGAGGAAGTTTCGGAATTGTACGGTTCTGACCATCGCCCATCGGTTGAACACCATCATGGACTCGGACAAGATCCTGGTGATGGATGCTGGGACGGTGGCCGAGTTTGGCCCACCTGCCCAACTCTTGAAGAACGAAAATGGCTTGTTTTATGGGTTTGTTCAAACGAGtgggaaaaaataa
- the LOC100142545 gene encoding serine protease 1, whose translation MLHFFLVSLFMTVSSDQFPYVVSLKNSLWRANSNHFCTGTIIAPKWVLTAGHCFTPIIYNPIEWITVHVGEYLDHGTTHKIVKYTIHQNQSESPEIYRNDLCLVELASEIHVPMVPFGTIANVDHLAVFAVGWGRSSQYGTIPFGKQVTRLGTVEYHKCQQMHSLRQNRVDPSTQICGMGDSGTTLCFGDSGSPLIDARSGALVGVFSSMEDCTGEYPLLFVRISKYLDWIYQVTHYLKVNKN comes from the exons ATGTTACACTTTTTCCTGGTCTCGTTATTTATGACTGTATCAAGTGATCAGTTCCCGTACGTCGTGTCTTTGAAAAACTCCCTATGGAGGGCCAACTCGAACCATTTTTGCACCGGTACCATAATTGCACCCAAATGGGTACTAACAGCCGGTCATTGTTTCACCCCAAT TATTTACAATCCCATAGAATGGATCACGGTCCATGTTGGTGAGTACCTAGACCATGGTACTACCCATAAAATAGTGAAATATACCATCCACCAAAACCAATCTGAATCGCCGGAAATCTACCGCAATGATTTGTGTCTGGTGGAACTAGCAAGTGAAATACACGTCCCAATGGTACCTTTCGGTACCATTGCAAATGTGGACCACTTGGCGGTGTTTGCCGTTGGTTGGGGTCGTTCCTCACAATATGGTACCATCCCATTTGGGAAACAAGTTACCAGATTGGGTACTGTAGAGTACCACAAATGCCAACAAATGCACAGTTTGAGGCAGAATCGAGTTGATCCAAGTACCCAAATTTGTGGGATGGGTGATTCTGGTACTACTTTGTGTTTTGGAGATTCGGGGAGTCCCCTGATTGATGCAAGGAGTGGTGCCTTGGTTGGCGTTTTTTCATCAATGGAGGATTGTACAGGGGAGTACCCGTTACTATTTGTGCGCATCTCCAAATATCTCGACTGGATTTATCAAGTGACACATTatttaaaagtcaataaaaactga